Part of the Niallia alba genome is shown below.
CTGCGATAACCCCATTTCCCTTTGCTTTCTCAATTACTTCAGAAAGAATGGCAAGCCCTTCATTTAAGGTTTCATGGAATCGTTCTTCTTCACTTTTCATTACTTTTTGAATGAATTCCGTCTTTTCTTTCACCGTTGGATAATAATCGACCATTATTTCTGCAACGACTGGAACTAGCTCAAACATAAACGGACGATTAATGTTGATTTTCTTTGCGTAGCGTACTGCTCTACGTAATAATCTTCTTAAAACATAACCTCTTCCTTCATTCGATGGAAGTGCTCCGTCGCCAATTGCAAAAGCAACTGTACGAATATGGTCTGCGATCACTTTAAATGCTTCATCACTTGAAGAATCCTTACCATACTTTACATCTGCTAATTGTTCCGTAGCATGAATAATAGGCATAAATAAGTCTGTATCGAAGTTTGTTGGAACATTTTGAACAACGGATGCCATACGTTCCAAACCCATTCCTGTATCAATATTCTTCTTTGGGAGTGGAGTATATGTTCCATCTGGATTATGGTTAAATTCAGAGAAAACTAGATTCCATACTTCTAAATAACGATCATTCTCTCCACCTGGATATAATTCAGGATCATTTATATCATCCCCATACTCTGGACCACGATCATAAAATATTTCCGTGTTAGGACCACTTGGCCCTTCGCCAATATCCCAGAAATTTCCTTCTAATCGAATGATACGATTCTCTGGCACTCCAATTTTATCTCTCCATAGAACATACGCTTCTTCATCTTCTGGATGAATCGTTACTGACAGCTTTTCTTTCTCAAAGCCGATCCACTTCTCATCAGTTAAGAACTCCCAAGCCCATTCAATTGCTTCTTCCTTAAAGTAATCCCCAATGGAGAAATTACCGAGCATTTCAAAAAAAGTATGGTGGCGAGCTGTTTTCCCTACGTTTTCAATATCATTTGTACGAATAGACTTTTGTGCATTTGTTATTCTTGGATTTTCTGGTATAACACGACCATCAAAATATTTTTTTAAGGTTGCTACTCCACTATTTATCCACAATAATGATGGATCATCATGAGGAACTAGAGATGCACTTGGTTCAATTGCATGTCCTTTTCCCTGGAAAAATTCTAAAAATTTGCTTCTTATTTCTGCGCCAGTTAAATTCTTCATCGCATTTCCTCCTATTTTTCTATATGTAATTGCTACGAATTTAGAGTTTTACCTTTTTTCTGCATAAAAAAAACTCCCATCCCTGGACAGGGACGAAAGTATTGCTCGCGGTACCACCCTGATTATGGATAAAAGTATACAAAGACACTTAAAAATTTCTATCCATCTCTCAATACTCCTTAACGCGGAAAACGGCAGTGATTAGCTGCACTCAAGAATTAGCTTTCAATTATCCTTCACTTGAAACTCCTTTCAGCCTAAGGGAATTTCTCTCTTTAAAGTGGTCTATAATCTACTTGTTTCTTTCACCATTTTTTCGATATATGCTTCATTCGAATTATACTGATTATTAGGCAGTATTGTCAATATCGGTCTATTTATATACGTTTAATTTCCGGGTCTTTTTTCCCGAAGTGTGTTCTCATATGAACGATTGCCACTTTCGCTATCGATAATAATGGAACTGCTACGATCATCCCAATCATTCCACCAACCTCTTCTCCAAGCAGAAGAGCAAACATAATAAATAGCGGATGCATATGGGTGCTTTTTCCAACTATATAAGGCGACAATATGTTCCCTTCTAGAAATTGCAAAATAATAATGATGATGACTACAATAATTAGCATTTTAACAGAAACGGTACTTGCTACGATTAAGGCAGGAATAGCACCTATGATTGGACCAAAATAGGGAATGACATTCGTTATCCCAACGATGATTCCTAATACAAGCGCAAATTTCATATGAAAAACCCAAAATAGGATCATGGATATTACTCCAATAATTGTACAAACCAATAATTGCCCTCGTATATAGCTGCCTAATGATTCATTTACGTCTTCTAAAAATAAATGAGCACTGTTGCGCCATTTATTTGGAATTAGGCCGTTAAAAGCTTTTCTTACAGCATCAATATCTTTTAACATATAAAAAGAGATGAATGGTATCAGCATAATGACAATGGAATAATTAATAATCCCCATTGCCCCATTAATTACTTTATTTAAAAGAGATTCCATCTTTGTTTCAAATAAATCAATCCCCCGGTCAACCTTTTCCTGTAAATTAAATGGCCATGACTCCATTTTATTTTGGATGGAGTCAATCAGATCTTTATATCGTGCCGCAAGCTCAGGAGCACTTTCCGTAAGTTCTTCAAGCTGATGGATAAGAATAGGAATCCCTTTATATAAGGCATAGCCAATCCCACCAAAAAAAAGGATATAAATAAGTGCAACAGATAAACCTCTATGTAAGCCTTTTTTATGTAGTAATTCTACAATCGGATGTAATAAATACGTAATAAATGCTCCAATTATAAAAGGAATAATAACTTTTGTTATAAGGCTTAAAATAGGCAACCAAATCGGTGATAATTTTATAAAAACAAATAATACAATAAAAAGTAATAAGGTAAACCCTAACCGGTAATACCATTTCATTCTTATATCCATTTTCTTTCCTCCCTCATAACCTATTGTGAGAGATAAAAGGAATTTTTATGCACATCATCATTGACGAAACTTTTCAACAAAAAAAGATTGTAGATAC
Proteins encoded:
- a CDS encoding AI-2E family transporter — protein: MDIRMKWYYRLGFTLLLFIVLFVFIKLSPIWLPILSLITKVIIPFIIGAFITYLLHPIVELLHKKGLHRGLSVALIYILFFGGIGYALYKGIPILIHQLEELTESAPELAARYKDLIDSIQNKMESWPFNLQEKVDRGIDLFETKMESLLNKVINGAMGIINYSIVIMLIPFISFYMLKDIDAVRKAFNGLIPNKWRNSAHLFLEDVNESLGSYIRGQLLVCTIIGVISMILFWVFHMKFALVLGIIVGITNVIPYFGPIIGAIPALIVASTVSVKMLIIVVIIIIILQFLEGNILSPYIVGKSTHMHPLFIMFALLLGEEVGGMIGMIVAVPLLSIAKVAIVHMRTHFGKKDPEIKRI